The Magnolia sinica isolate HGM2019 chromosome 9, MsV1, whole genome shotgun sequence sequence TCTCTTTGAGAAACTCTAACTTCTAAAGGACCCCACCCAGTAGCAACAAAGGTAATGTGCAAAGTACTCATCTAGCATTACATTGACTGTGAGAAAGAGCTGCCAATTTCTTGGGATATCGATCCATATATACACACAAGCAATGTGGCACACTCGGCCATTGAACAGCCTGGACCAAATGTTCCAGCTTGATTTCATTCTAACAACTTCAAATTGATGGGTGTGCAGAGAAAAGCCCTGAAGTGTATGTCTCCTTCCCTTTTCAGTCAACTGGGAAGGTTTTGTATTGGTATGTATACATCACATAACGGCTGGGGCGGAGCAAATTTGATTAGCCACAACATTGTTGAGTTTCCCATTGGAGTGCCTCGTCTTGGCGCTCCCGTGTTTCACCAATTTCTGCTGAAACAGAGAGCTGAGCATGTTCTCCAGAGCCTGCACGGTATACTTTGCATATTTGCTTGCGCTCGCATCCTGCTCCACCAGGGGACCATAGTTCTGCATATAGCTCCGGTAAACCGGAACGATCGCCTGCACCACCATCTGGCATGTCTTCTCCCTCAAATCTTTCTCCGACACAACCCAATTTGATTGCTTCTTGTACATTTCATCGAACGCCTCATTGAAGGCTTTCAGCCTCTTCTTGACCAAATCACGGGCAGTCGCTCTCCCACCCGAGAACAGAATCAGGCCTTCCCTACTCAGCAGGGCTGGGAGCTTCGCCCAGCTCTCTCTCAAGTAGATTGTGGCATAATATTCCTTGTACTGTTCATGCTCTCTCAACCATGCGTCTCCCAAGAGTTCCCCAAGCTTCGTTCCTTTCAAATGCTTGTAGAAATGCCAGTGGTTGTTCATCATGAAGAGGTTTGACAGGGTGGTGTCCCCATACATCTTGAACCATGACTCCAAATTGAGCTCAAGGGCTTTAATTATGTTCAATACTGCCTCAGTAAGGAGGCGTTCTTGGAACTTCTCTTTTTTCCAGCTCCGATGGATGACCAGAACCTGCGTTAGGATTGGCCGATAATCATCTCCCAGCAACCTATTACAGTAGTTGGTGATGAAGCTCACCAGCCCGGGAACACTGCCGTTGGGCGGTGGCTGTGTCTGCCTCTGTAGCTCAACTTGAACCAAAAGCTCCCAAAATATCTCACAAGCGCCTTCAATTACAGCCTTGATGAGATCTCGCGTCAAGGTCTGGATCTCAGCACAGGCTTTCCCTCCAAACAGGCGATTGAAATCCAACCTCAGCTTATTCAAAGAAGCGAAAATATCCAACAACTTCAAAAGCTTAATTGGGTCTTTCTTACTCTCTGTGACCGTCTTCCCAAACTGTAGAAAAGCAAGGATCCCAGCCTGAGCCACAGTCTTCGAGAAGCATTCCATCCACACATCGGGCCCCATCTTCTCAAACACATCATTGCAAAGTCTGTACTCGGCTTCATACAGATGCTTCACGGCGAATTCCAAGTGCTTCCCCCAATCCGATATGTACCCCTCAATGCTCTGCACATCGTTGAACTCAGATATCGAGATCTCAAGGTaatcaagattcaatggttgTAAACTCGCCTTCACATTTGCACTACGGACATCGACATAGATTGACATGCACCGCTCAAGGCGGCCATTGGCGGTCAGCCTATCGAGAATCGGCTGCAGCTTCTGAATGACGGTGACGGGCAGTGGTGACGGGGCAATGCAGGGCTGCTGCTCGGACGAAGCAGCAGACGACATTGGCAGTGGAACGCTGTTCTCTGTCAGCAGCCGACGGAACTCATTCTCTAATTTAACCAAAGCGGCATCCAGGAGCCCACCATCTAAGCGTGCCCGCTCATCGTCGGACTGCAATTCCTTAAGACTCTTCAGAGATTTCTTCAAATTCGAAATATACCGATCATCAGCCACGGCATTATCTTCCAAGTACTCGACAATGTCTTCCAGCCACTGGATCGCCAGCTGGCAGTTATCAGCGAGAAACCTCAGCGCCTCCTCGAGCCGCTTGAGGACCGAAAGGTAACCCCCCAGATCGGACCGCGGATCGGACAGCAACgatttttccaagccatggaccGCGTCGAAGACTTTCAGAACGGCTGCAGCAGGCCCGACAGCACGGTCGATGTGGCCACCGACGGCTGCCAGAGCCTCCTTCTGGGCCCGGATAGGACGGACAGCAGCTTCCAGCGATGGCAGGCGTTGGTGGATCTCGTCCAACCGGGGCCCAGCCTTCTCCAACGCAAATCCCAGCGCTTTCGATTTCTCTAAGCTGAGTTTCAGCGATTTGCGGGCGGCGACGAGCGTTTCGAGATTCGCCATTCTCACAGCTtaagtaagaaaaataaaaccctaaccctagaaatcTCCAGCAGAGGGAAATAAACCCTCACCCTAGAACAGAAAAAACCACAGAAATGGATTCGAACAGACTCTAAGCTCTTAAAGTACTGAAAGCATACAAAAACGGAAAAAATGAAATTTCGAGATTCCGATTTTCATTGTTTCCATTACTAGAATgagaaaaaatgtttttttttttcctatttatccTGGAGTGTGAAAGAAAGTGATTTGCATTGTTTTCTACCCAAACTCCACCAAatcaaagaagaaaaatataaaaa is a genomic window containing:
- the LOC131256682 gene encoding exocyst complex component EXO70A1 encodes the protein MANLETLVAARKSLKLSLEKSKALGFALEKAGPRLDEIHQRLPSLEAAVRPIRAQKEALAAVGGHIDRAVGPAAAVLKVFDAVHGLEKSLLSDPRSDLGGYLSVLKRLEEALRFLADNCQLAIQWLEDIVEYLEDNAVADDRYISNLKKSLKSLKELQSDDERARLDGGLLDAALVKLENEFRRLLTENSVPLPMSSAASSEQQPCIAPSPLPVTVIQKLQPILDRLTANGRLERCMSIYVDVRSANVKASLQPLNLDYLEISISEFNDVQSIEGYISDWGKHLEFAVKHLYEAEYRLCNDVFEKMGPDVWMECFSKTVAQAGILAFLQFGKTVTESKKDPIKLLKLLDIFASLNKLRLDFNRLFGGKACAEIQTLTRDLIKAVIEGACEIFWELLVQVELQRQTQPPPNGSVPGLVSFITNYCNRLLGDDYRPILTQVLVIHRSWKKEKFQERLLTEAVLNIIKALELNLESWFKMYGDTTLSNLFMMNNHWHFYKHLKGTKLGELLGDAWLREHEQYKEYYATIYLRESWAKLPALLSREGLILFSGGRATARDLVKKRLKAFNEAFDEMYKKQSNWVVSEKDLREKTCQMVVQAIVPVYRSYMQNYGPLVEQDASASKYAKYTVQALENMLSSLFQQKLVKHGSAKTRHSNGKLNNVVANQICSAPAVM